The Monomorium pharaonis isolate MP-MQ-018 chromosome 5, ASM1337386v2, whole genome shotgun sequence genome segment TTCCATTTATTATTGGACatgatttattgttaaaaaattaagaaaaaagatttttggaTATCAGAATCAGGCCCAGTAgcttaaagttattttaaaaatataatgattttacTTGTCATTTTGTATGCCAAGATAGTCCTATTTTACTAGTATTACTCCtttctctatatattttaatgtgtgCTCCTGTCCTTTTATGtgcatttaacataatttgtcaaaaaatttagGTGGGAGGAAGACATTAAGGCTGATGGTTTGAAATGGAATTTCTTGGAACACAAGGGACCAGTATTTGCACCACCCTACGAGCCCTTACCCTCCTCTGTGAAGTTTTACTATAACAACAAGGAGATTAAGCTAAGCCCGGAGACAGAGGAAGTCGCAACCTTCTATGCTCGCATGCTCGAGCATGACTACACAACCAAGTCCGTGTTCAACAACAACTTTTTCCATGACTGGCGGGAAGTGATGACCGAGTCGGAGCGTGCCAAGATCACCGATCTGTTCAAGTGCAACTTTAAGGAGATGCATGCGTATTTTGTGCAGAAAAACGAAGAGCGCAAGGCTATGACGaaggaagagaagaagaagattAAAGAGAAGAATGATGAAATACAGAAAGAATTCGGCTTTTGCACTATCGACGGCCATAAGGAGAAGATCGGCAACTTCAAGATTGAGCCACCCGGCCTGTTCAGAGGCCGTGGCGAACATCCTAAGATGGGCAAGCTAAAGAAACGAGTGATGCCGGAAGATGTGATGATCAACTGCTCAAGAGATTCAAATATACCGAAACCGCCGTCCGGGCATAAGTGGAAGGAGGTACGGCACGACGCCACCGTCACGTGGCTCGCGTCCTGGACAGAGAACATTCAGGGACAGGTGAAGTACATAATGCTGAATCCATCTAGCAAGCTCAAGGGCGAGAAGGATTGGCAAAAGTACGAGACGGCGCGGAAGCTGGCGCAATCGATCGACAAGATCCGTGCGGAATATCGGGAAGACTGGAAGAGCAAAGAGATGCGCATCAGACAGCGGGCAGTCGCTCTGTACTTCATTGACAGGCTGGCGCTTAGAGCCGGTAACGAGAAGGACGAGGACCAGGCAGATACCGTGGGCTGTTGCTCACTGCGAGTGGAGCATATCAAATTGCATGAGCAGAGGGATGGCAAGGAGTACGTCGTCGTGTTTGATTTCTTAGGTAATAATTGAACTATTGCATTATACATTAATGTATCTATGTATTTGAAACAAAAGTTGTATTTTCTATCTCTTAATGTCACAATATAACATGATTATATAGaaccaattaattaattgattctaCAGGTAAAGATTCCATTCGATATTACAACGAGGTGCCAGTGGAGAAACGCGTCTTTAAGAATCTACAGCTCTTCATGGAAAATAAATCCCCCGGAGATGATCTATTCGACCGCCTCAACACCACCGTGATGAATAAGCATCTGAACGAACTGATGGACGGTCTTACCGCTAAAGTATTCAGAACTTACAACGCGTCGTGGACGCTGCAACAGCAGCTGGATAAACTGACGGATCCGAATGATACGGAGGCCGAGAAGATCCTCTCGTACAATCGTGCCAATCGCGCTGTCGCCATTCTGTGTAACCATCAGCGTGCCGTACCAAAAACGCACGCGAAATCCATGGAGAACCTAAAGGCGAAGATCGACGCGAAGAAGGAGGCGATAGCCGAGTGCGAACTGCAAGTGAAAGATGCTAAACGAGACGCGAAACATGGCTCAGTAAAGGAAAAAGTGTACGTTAGTTTTTATGTTGTTATTCacattgtatatttgtatataacaaatatagaaaaattcataataattaaatttaaacaatttattcgtaaggtttgtttattaatttaattatttatttattgtgaaTTTTGCGTACATCAACTTTAGATATagatttaacttaaattatattcactTATTAGATATAGAGGATATATTCCAAAATTGATAAACTTATTTACGAATTTGtctaatttagaattttttcctAATAGTTAGCACAGGAAAACTGtggttttatataatacaaagtttggctattaataaaaatctacaaatatatatatataatatatacatatatatatttttttacattgtgcAGCTTGCATGCATGAATTAATGCACTCTTGAATACTTTTACAGAGCATacgaaaagaagaagaaacaacTAGACAGATTGAAAGTTCAATTAACGAAACTGGAAGTCCAGGCGACCGATCGAGAGGAGAACAAAGAGATCGCGCTGAGTACTTCCAAGTTGAACTATCTCGATCCTAGAATTTCCGTTGCATGGTAAGTACATTTTGTatctttatctaattttttcgttttttataatttcagttttattaatttaatagcttcataatcgattttattattttacattatttagttttgcgtttttattttatgtatgtatatccatacacacacacacacacacacacacacacagttaattttatttactgtattttatacattctGTCAATATTGATACtacattgttttaaatatctttttctaatttaatgttaGTACTGGCGTATTATTTCTGTCTTTCAtatgtttttacaaatttttgtactttttcaGGTGTAAGAAACACAATGTTCCGATCGAAAAGATCTACAACAAGACTCAAAGGGACAAGTTCCGATGGGCCATAGACATGGCGGGACCCGACTACGTGTTTTAACCCCGCGAGTCGCCATCACAAGTGCTGTCATCATCGTCGCCGCCAACGCGTGTGTGATTGGAGTACAACTCCTGCcgacgatatatatatatatatatctagtGAAATTTTACGTTTCTAACGAGAAGCCAGGAGACTTAAGTAAGACGAAAGGAAagagctaaaaaaaaaagaaaaaaagaacagtaTAAACGGTAcggaaaacattttttacacttacGCGATATAAATGTGAGAGTGCGGGAACATATTTTCTATAGGATAATACATGCGTCACGCGCGCATTAAATTCACATGCGATTGGTATATCCTAAAGTGGCGTTTAACTTGGAATGCGGCATGCACGGATTCGACGACGGGCTCGTCCTGAATCGGAATCGCGTAACGCGTGCCGTTTTTGCCACGCGATAAGGTTCTAACCACATCGCTCTAGCTTGTTCGTCTCTATGTTCATAGTTTGTACGAGGCACTTGGACGTGATAATCTACATAGGAATGTTGATCTACAAGGAAAAGGTCATCACCCAGCGAATTGCGGGCTGACTCTCAAACGAAAACGCGGGAGAGAGGAgcacgattttatttttgtttaggTAGAAATTTATTCTGACCATGTGTGTGGATTAGgaaattagcaaaaaaaaaagaatttttgtgtGGACAAAAAGGAGGGAGAGAGCACcgttaaaatttaacagcGGGCATGCGTGAGGTGTGGTGCGACAATTAAATTCTGCACGAGGGATTGTTTGGGGGATTGTGATGGGGTTTCTTCGTGCCGACTGAGAAAGCATGCGAGAAGCTGTAACTAcgttattgtatatattgtagGACAAGTTCGTGCGAATGAGGCGGATTCAGTTTGCGCTATGATTATCGATATTAagagaaggaaggaaggaagaaagaaaaaaaagaaaagggcaaaaggaaagagaaaccAACTTTTGAAGTAGGCAGCtgaatgaattttatatttccctTTAGCGAGCATAACACGCATAACGCGCATGTTGTTTCTCTCATAAATGTATGATAATATCATTCATCGAGTATCACGTTTACATTTTGCAACAATCGTGTCGAAGACATATGTATTCGTAGAGACATATTCGATAGTGTGCACTTCTCTTTTTGATATATGAATGAAGAAAAACAGGAAAAGCAACTAGCAAATTCTCGCCGGATCGCGGTTCGTCCCACCTTTtacccctccccccccttaAAAAAACGTAGTATAAAGAATgccgaaaaaaatatatttaagtgaATCATATCGCTTTTAGcgatttatgttttataagaTGATATCTATAggctataaaaataaacgagaAAAATGTACCCCttaatttcttaatgttaTTTGCACATCTCGCGGATCTTGCTCGGTACCGAGCGGAAGGGTTACTAGGCACACACATACATGATATGctcatgtgtatatatacatatatacatatacatatatatcttttatatattacatgcaattaatatgtataattatattgaataattaatgtataaaacatacatatattattttatataatcaattatattaaataatgtatgtatataatagatataattatatacgtacgtaaactatatgtatttgtatgtatatgtacgtacacatatattttatgctcACTTGATAATAAGCATTAAAATGTAGCATTAAGCCTCCCATTTTCACGGTCGAATCGCGAGACGTTCTCTGGCGCATGTGcttaaaatacgtaaaataccATTTATctagaagaaattttattcgtttaacacacctccctctccccctttgcttttattctctctttgggactttttttacattgcgtatccgaaataaagattttatccacttagagaaaattacgaaatcgTTACCGGATTTAGGAGATTGCGAGATCTGCGgagttttgattttttttttttttttttttttttttaataggaGAAAAAATACTAAGTGCATGCCTACGTAATTACGTAACTGTATCTTACTGCGACCCGATGTACGGAAGTTATAGCCCGTGACTTATAGatagtattttttacttttttttttttaagagagagggagataaagagagagagagaaagtgaaaAGTATCGTCTGTAATTCGCGTGGTATAACTAATTTTTCATCTACGTCCTTTTAATTTGGATTCTCGCTTCACAAGGTAGATGAATCGAATGAAATTCGATTTTGTGATtgttttttcgtaaaaaaaagttatcctTGTTCTTTTGAGCGTGGTGTACATATGACAAAACGTCGTTTGTTTTTGATCGAAGCCGAGGAAGATACATATTTCAGCGTCCGATTCTAACTTTcacagaaatttaatattgatttttagtattaaattggttattgattacttattttgagtTGCACTATTAATCCTTCGATTCCCCAGCGCCCcataaatgaataatacaaggattataataattttaatattacaatcatGTAGTTTCAAAGATTCTATAttgatatgaataaaataaatggcattgtattatatttacgcATTGatatgtttgttttttatatattataatttttattataaacatgagtattaatttttggGATCAACTGCTCGCCCTATTTTTGGGAACTTATGTTTAGGAAATTggcataaaaatgtatattgctagtatttttaatactcaaaataagtaattagagCCAATTTGCCCGTCTTTAAATtctgtaagagaaaaaaacgcAAGTCGTGCTTCGCTGATCATTTATCGGTCGGAATGCAATGCGTTCTGGCAAATTTATGTTACATGCGTGCATCATATGCacaattactattaattaattgtaaaacacACGCGTAGATACATATACGTAAGAGGATTCGCACAAGACGTTCCGAGTTAAATTTTTCGGAGACGTGGGATTTGCACGTATCATCGAAAGGGAAAACCGTCTCCGACATCGGCGAttcagtttattatttatttttgcatcgCGTCCGCGGAAAAAAGATGTATCAATGACGTTCGTCtgattgaaattaattttattaactcgaCACATcttgttttaataaagtaaaatcttTGTTTCTTTAGCGGGCAAAACGTTGTAAAGTCTAGAATTCagtatattttgcattatatgttaactatgtaaaattttttgatcaagcaacatttaagaaaaaacatgtgaccatataaagattaaaagctaatctataatattctttttgctGTTTCATGTTTTCATGTTTTTCTATTGCCATTTGCTTCTTCACTCTTTTTGACAATGTTTGTCGAAATTTGTGAGAGAAAAGTTGAAAACTTCGAAAGAGACAAGAGACAAAAAACATGATTGTGAATAAAATAGTGtgcaaaaaaacaataagGCAATAAAAAGCAAGAAGCAAAAACAGCAAGGAGTCTATTGTAACTTAACTTcaatactttctaaattaacaggatattttcaattaaatctgATGCTTgcattgatataattttatctcatGATAACTTTGTAATAAAGtctttaatcaaatataaatacatataatcatataaaattatatgtatttatatacatataattatatataaaataaaaaaaatattggaaagattaattgaaaaataattagaaaaataacttttgcatttttctttacaataaGTAAAATTGCGATTATACAATGttccatatataattacataacattttttatatattattatttttgtttcctcataacaattttattttttgtaaaagaaaacaatgttAAGATTATccttctaattatttttcttggcatttttttgtatttatgaaCAGACATTAAACAAGAGAACAcatgtagatatatattttacatataattatatttatatttgatatatacaGATTTTTGTTACCGAGACGTACATAAACTAAAAATCGGGGAAAATAGCGTAGGAGAGCTCTCGTTTCGACTTTTCTGTTACGATTTCGTCGCATGTTGCGCTGAGTTCTATAGAAGTAGCATTATCAGTTAATGTACTAGactgttatttattatgtaatagaCGCAACATTGTTCATACAACATGCACACGAACATAAACACACATCCATGCGCGCAACACATCGAATCACCGGCGACAATAGGatgatattatattgataattgtgaaaatatacaCGTTCTCTAGCTAGATCATAGTCGAAATTGATTTTAGACTGGACTACGAAGTATTGATAATACGATAATGTGTATTATGTGTTTCCATGAgtaagaaaaggaaaaagagacgATAGGCCGCACGCAACTACTTGCAATACGAATAATAGCAATGTAAATGAATCGTGTGATGAGAAGAAAAGAGGggggaagagaaaaaaaaagtagaaggAAACGCAATCGGCGAGTGCGCGGGCCTTCGTCGCGCATTGCTGAgatttttaactctttttaCAAGGAGACTCGAATTAAGAGTGCAATTGATATTTAGTACAATTTTCACGTGGCCGGCGGACGGTATATAATGTGTATGTTTCAGTGATTATTTCACttttcgatatatatataaatatattattggaataataaaagattagtgGCGAATCGACACAGTCGACTTTATTACACATccagtttttttttcgcatAAAGCGTTTTCTTCGTTATTAGGGTGTTTACtccaattttgtttaaaaaatgtcagtttttttgagaatttttttacaaaattcaaatttaaaaaatttcccaATATGagaatttgtataattttcaagagtaaaaaagaaatttcttgaaaatttcagGTTTCCAGTAATAAACATCCTGGTTGTATCAAAGAAAAGCatgaagaaaagagaaagacagTTACTAAAGTGTGTCTCTGATTTtactgatttattattataaacgaGATAaggtacaataatatattacagtacTATTACACTGTGCAGTTAGTTAGagacgataaaaataaattatatgtataattctgtgtaaataaatatatttataaataattatatataaataaaatttatatataaattgtaaattttattcattataattatttatatagataattatatttgtttaaatataattatatatatattatatatatatataatcttgaagtaaataaaaagtgtaaatccataataaatattaaattgtgtaaaaacttaaaaatgaaCGCAGTATCCTAAATGTTGTGCAGTAAAATTCCACGATGCGCGAAAAGTCACGTTTCTTGTTCGCAAACATGCGTCAATAGCCAAATCAATTAAACATTAACAACACTGCAAGAGAACATTAgtcttaaaatatagatttttcaaCAGTACCAAAATCTTTTGTGTGATGCAAATTTCTCAATTTGAGTCGTAATCTCCAAATCGAAGTTTCTATCTTCTTACTAAGAAAAAGAATCCGGTAATTTCCGTTGTAAGGAGGCGGAAACTAAACCGTTTCGTTGAAAcggaagtataaaataaaatttcgcaCACGAGGAACTGTATTTCCCCCAATAACGATTACTTATCGTTTACATACAATTCTGCGATTATCTAACGTTTCGTTAGAGTGAGGCATTGTGATTTCACGCTAATTATATGGTGAAATAACAAACGCAGATAATCATTGGATTACAAAACAATTTCTTCAGAAATGAAAAGTAATTCGCGTTATcgttacttttatttctttttataacagGGTGTTTACTActagaaagaaggaaaaacctggtatttttaatttatttttcatgtgaaaataatttttataagtttttactagttactcggaaaaatttttggacttttaaaattttaattctttttttctaacaaaattgtttctttgacaaaatattttatttttaataatacaatcgattagtaataaatatgaCACACATATCCACATACgattaagaaaaacattaaatagtataattaatttattttaaaactatattaaaaagttctttaattttatctcaaataaaattttctatctgGAAAATCCGGAAATACTGTTACAAAATGTGAGTAAACACCCCGATAGTAttaacgttaaatttttttataatagtaatagtaacaCAGGTTGGAATATAAtcacttttgaaaaataatttaccatTACTcatcgaaaaaaattgttttagcgCTTGTAGTTACATTTGTTGTTGAATTGATTCGTAacaagttataatttatttatcaaagatTTAATTCTGATCTTATCATTACTatctttctttataaaaaacttatataagGTCATTACTAAATCgttatactataaaaaaagaacgacAACGGtaacgattttatttttacttttcaacCTTAGCTCCTTCACAGTATATATTGCATTGCATATAACACACAAACGTTTCCGCGTTtaacgtatataaaatataaaattctcgaaaaaaaatctaattccTTTTACTCCGTTCTTCGATTTTTTTGGTTATTGCGTCACAGCaaagtaaatacaaaaagagTAAATTCCTACGTTGAAATAGGTAGACTAGACTATGCTAAATCACGATTTCATCCCTCGCCGCGTAAAGTCACGTTACACGACGGAATTGAAATCTTCCATTGAATTTGGGACCGCTTTGCGAATTGCTGCTTACAAAAGCGCAGGATTTGTTCTCTTGTAACATGATATCTACCGTGTCTTCTTCTAAAGTACGTATTAGTCTTTCACGATTAATCCTCTCCGTCAAGAAACGAGTTTCTTCGACCTAATTAGgtgaataacaaaaaaatcgttataaataatagtaatctCGCTTATAAAAGAtcctcctctcttctctctcgaaTGCACGATCCTAACTCCTTAGTTTAACGCGTTCTAACTAATCTTATTGCAACTACGCATATGAAAAGTTAATAGCTGTCTTTCAAAATGTGGTTTCAATAAATCAATCTTGTTTTTTTGTCATTAACTAAACGTAACATTCTTGGTCGAAATTGGCCGTGGCAGAATGTTGCGCAAGTCGCGTGCGTGCCGTACAGTATCGGCGCGATTTGAATACGctagcaaaaaatatttagtatttgtgattatattgaatgttaaaataattgtaattaggggctccatttttataattattaatattgctaTTATGATGTTAGtgataatatacaatatgttatatatgtataccgacaaaatagttttgataaattatttttgatgtcaactatatttaaatatatttatattacattttaaattaaacctacaatcattaaaaaatttaacatattttatgttattaccAATATAGTAGTAATACCTACAAAAGCTCCTAATTATAatcatttcaattaattagtcaagattataccaaatattttttcagtgtataacAACGTAATCAATCGGAAAGACGAGCAAAGCAAGATtgcatgtaaatttttttggtaaaataaataaaatatcttttcacTCTAATGACTAGCGTGTCGATTGCATAAAGCGCGCGTTCGATGattcgtatttttatatcttacgAATGCTTAGTAAATACgtcttttgatattttctttgaaatatcgccaataataaaattctttgatgtACGCTTCGTCCCTATGCGTCCTTTCCATTCGGAGGAAagtactttttttatcttcttgaTTCTCGTTCTTAATTCTATTATGATCGACAAGAGACGTTACAGCACACACACGTCATTCTCTGAAAATTTATCGTCACCTAAGTTGTGGGAGAGGATAATGGAAGAAGAACGACAGATTGAACCTCCAGCTTCACTCGGGATCGGTTTCTGCTTCCCCAATCGATAATATCGCAACGGGACCAACGGCTGCTAACTTGGCTTTGTATGCCTCCGGTTCGAACCAGCGAATCGGTGCCTGttcagaaaaaaagagaattagtTCTTGGGCGACCCTTGCAACACAAAAAGAAAGCAATAATCCCTTTACCTTACCTTGTTATAAGCAGCATGCTCCGATACAGTTGAAAAAGCCGAGTTCgtgattgttaattatttgtgGGGATACATGCAGGCGATAATCTACACATTCGCAAGCGCAGTTTACACAACGGCTTCCTACTCTAGCGATTAACGTACAAGGTAAATGGCCCAATTACTAACAAATactgaaaatttaatcttaaatttttttaaatacaaattatgtgATATAATTGAGTATTTAATTTCACTTGA includes the following:
- the LOC105840228 gene encoding DNA topoisomerase 1 isoform X2, whose protein sequence is MDIMRSLARSAIIRFTKGCSVNFRRSRNYAVYKTKVDPSILRWEEDIKADGLKWNFLEHKGPVFAPPYEPLPSSVKFYYNNKEIKLSPETEEVATFYARMLEHDYTTKSVFNNNFFHDWREVMTESERAKITDLFKCNFKEMHAYFVQKNEERKAMTKEEKKKIKEKNDEIQKEFGFCTIDGHKEKIGNFKIEPPGLFRGRGEHPKMGKLKKRVMPEDVMINCSRDSNIPKPPSGHKWKEVRHDATVTWLASWTENIQGQVKYIMLNPSSKLKGEKDWQKYETARKLAQSIDKIRAEYREDWKSKEMRIRQRAVALYFIDRLALRAGNEKDEDQADTVGCCSLRVEHIKLHEQRDGKEYVVVFDFLGKDSIRYYNEVPVEKRVFKNLQLFMENKSPGDDLFDRLNTTVMNKHLNELMDGLTAKVFRTYNASWTLQQQLDKLTDPNDTEAEKILSYNRANRAVAILCNHQRAVPKTHAKSMENLKAKIDAKKEAIAECELQVKDAKRDAKHGSVKEKVAYEKKKKQLDRLKVQLTKLEVQATDREENKEIALSTSKLNYLDPRISVAWCKKHNVPIEKIYNKTQRDKFRWAIDMAGPDYVF
- the LOC105840228 gene encoding DNA topoisomerase I, mitochondrial isoform X1 encodes the protein MELEQAAPQVNADLEKKTKESGGGGGGVSGGHGDHINGMSNGFDKKREHKSEHRDKDRERSHKSDHKDKDRSRDKERNHKSEHRDKDKDKHRHSSSSVKDKEKHDSSNNKDKDKDKKSSSSSKDKEHKSSSLSSKDKEKDKDKSRDKEHHHKSSSSSKDKDRHHSSSKDKDSSSKDKDKDSKSKDKDRHRHSSLNSSSRDKDKDRSISKDKDGKKHSSDKDKDRHSTSHSSGDKEKHRSSEKDKDKHRESSSSSKDKHRHEKDKDRHRHDKDKSKHREDKEKKDKEEVKVKEELKEKEETKVKLNHSTNADYHYTSVKVEIKEDPNPELDDDDDSGGERPLYIDEPIKEEASMDSTDGNDTRLSDLHNTTIKTEDSEEDKPLSSRSNASPSVKRKIESDEDDDVPLSARKKSKKGAATAKTKKKKRDYVDDGDSDGEELATQKPKKKNKKVKEGESPKKKKQEEEQQEVWKWWEEDIKADGLKWNFLEHKGPVFAPPYEPLPSSVKFYYNNKEIKLSPETEEVATFYARMLEHDYTTKSVFNNNFFHDWREVMTESERAKITDLFKCNFKEMHAYFVQKNEERKAMTKEEKKKIKEKNDEIQKEFGFCTIDGHKEKIGNFKIEPPGLFRGRGEHPKMGKLKKRVMPEDVMINCSRDSNIPKPPSGHKWKEVRHDATVTWLASWTENIQGQVKYIMLNPSSKLKGEKDWQKYETARKLAQSIDKIRAEYREDWKSKEMRIRQRAVALYFIDRLALRAGNEKDEDQADTVGCCSLRVEHIKLHEQRDGKEYVVVFDFLGKDSIRYYNEVPVEKRVFKNLQLFMENKSPGDDLFDRLNTTVMNKHLNELMDGLTAKVFRTYNASWTLQQQLDKLTDPNDTEAEKILSYNRANRAVAILCNHQRAVPKTHAKSMENLKAKIDAKKEAIAECELQVKDAKRDAKHGSVKEKVAYEKKKKQLDRLKVQLTKLEVQATDREENKEIALSTSKLNYLDPRISVAWCKKHNVPIEKIYNKTQRDKFRWAIDMAGPDYVF